One Theropithecus gelada isolate Dixy chromosome 20, Tgel_1.0, whole genome shotgun sequence DNA segment encodes these proteins:
- the LOC112614708 gene encoding uncharacterized protein LOC112614708: protein MASSQGTSLQMAMDQEQNRVLMVASSHRKLVLVMGMLSWEPGSSPRPTHSQSSLGPEVLGMVSQTQGTKCSGVGETTAQGLGGNDQSLLQGMRQKLWCTPKQELQPLKEMCRPGCCGTLAGPPFRPGGLA from the exons ATGGCAAGTTCCCAG GGCACCAGCCTCCAAATGGCTATGGACCAGGAGCAGAACCGG GTTTTAATGGTGGCCTCCAGCCACAGAAAATTG GTGTTGGTTATGGGAATGCTGTCCTGGGAGCCAGGGTCTTCCCCAAGGCCCACCCACAGCCAG AGTTCCCTGGGGCCAGAGGTTTTAGGAATGGTGAGTCAGACCCAGGGGACAAAGTGCAGTGGGGTTGGGGAGACAACAGCCCAGGGGCTAGGCGGGAATGACCAGAGTCTCTTGCAGGGGATGAGGCAGAAGCTCTGGTGTACCCCAAAGCAGGAGCTCCAGCCCCTGAAGGAAATG TGCAGGCCCGGGTGCTGTGGGACTCTCGCTGGCCCACCCTTCAGGCCTGGGGGGCTGGCTTGA